In Laspinema palackyanum D2c, the genomic stretch TGCTCGGCTTTGTCGTAGGGTGGGTGGAGGTGGACAATCTGTTTCAACTCGCTGGAGCCAGAGGCAACCAGTTCAACTTGTACCTATGCGATGAAACTCCAGGAACAGGGACTCCCCCGGATTCCCGTCAACCCTATCCCTTGCTCACTTTACTTGAATCCACGGAACTCGTCACCTCAAATAGTGCCACGGAACCCTTTGTTCTGGATGTGCCCTCGGAATGTCCCCTCAAACCCCTAGAGAATCAGCGCAATCGCGGGGGTGGCGTCATAATCGCCAACGGGAACGAAGGTGCGATCCGGCGAGAAATCAAGGTCAATGGCCGGATTTGGGCCTTCTATATCTGGCCCACGGATGAATATCATGCATCGCGCAGGCACTGGCGTTCTTGGGCGGTGCTGATTATTGGCTTTTTGTGGACCCATATTCCGGTCACCTATCTGCTGACTTCAGTCTCTCGGACCGCTGAAATTGAAGCTTTAGCCTTAGCTCGTGAGGAACAAGCGGCCCAGTTGCAGCAAGCGTTTAAGCAATTGGAGGTGGAACAAGCTAAGTCTGAGCGCCTATTGCTGAACGTTTTGCCTAAGGCGATCGCTGAACGTCTCAAAGAGGATACCCAAACCATTGCCGAAAGTTTTCCGGAAGTGACGGTCTTATTTGCCGATATTGTCGGCTTTACTAAGTTAGCGGCAAGGATTTCCCCCACGGAATTGGTGCAACTGCTCAATGAAATCTTTACCATATTTGACCGCCTCGCGGAAAAACACGGGTTGGAGAAAATTAAAACGATTGGGGATGCCTATATGGTGGTGGGGGGTCTGCCGGTGCAACGCCACAATCATGCTTCTGCGATCGCAGAAATGGCCCTGGATATGCAAATAGAAATTCTGCATTTTAATCGTAAATGTCACGAATCTTTTGCCATGCGGATTGGCATTCATTCTGGACCGGCGATCGCTGGGGTGATCGGAACTCACAAGTTTATCTACGATCTCTGGGGGGATACGGTGAACATTGCCTCTCGCATGGAATCTCACGGGGTTCCCGGACGCATTCAGGTCTCTAGTACGACCTACTCTCTTCTACAGTCTAGTTACTGCTTCGAGTGCCGAGGCCCTATCCCCATCAAAGGAAAGGGGGAAATGCTCGTCTATCTACTCACCGGCAGAAAACAA encodes the following:
- a CDS encoding adenylate/guanylate cyclase domain-containing protein, which produces MQLGWGWRHPPLQNLQKIGHFQVNVGGCSFPSKTIHNLDAFGRRELDIDAKHIEATMPKKPKIPWSRYLPAAIIFGMGVGLSVIGFTVVWEWENRRRDYELSRSIDGLTGRLQQQLDADLEVIRTITDFFQSSQTVDLDSFEQFVQRPLSNPSTVSLVAWVERVEDADRDDYEERMAMEGDTNFGITQPLTPGRFVQRDRLGEYFPISYIAPLPENPNTPGWDLAANPTYQAVLKRAAQMRQLVVSERLEWQVGSRSQLGFLAVHPVYEQGIPTRFTLAQDPEPSSEAVKPLLGFVVGWVEVDNLFQLAGARGNQFNLYLCDETPGTGTPPDSRQPYPLLTLLESTELVTSNSATEPFVLDVPSECPLKPLENQRNRGGGVIIANGNEGAIRREIKVNGRIWAFYIWPTDEYHASRRHWRSWAVLIIGFLWTHIPVTYLLTSVSRTAEIEALALAREEQAAQLQQAFKQLEVEQAKSERLLLNVLPKAIAERLKEDTQTIAESFPEVTVLFADIVGFTKLAARISPTELVQLLNEIFTIFDRLAEKHGLEKIKTIGDAYMVVGGLPVQRHNHASAIAEMALDMQIEILHFNRKCHESFAMRIGIHSGPAIAGVIGTHKFIYDLWGDTVNIASRMESHGVPGRIQVSSTTYSLLQSSYCFECRGPIPIKGKGEMLVYLLTGRKQEGICKPLFELPFEEEV